One Sphingopyxis macrogoltabida genomic region harbors:
- a CDS encoding DUF937 domain-containing protein — protein sequence MNLTDILQQAGGIESMASELGVPPAMARQGAEALLPAILGGFKKQVQSGGIEGLGGLLGQLGGGGLFDSVLGSQPTPVDQGNDVLGQIFGSKDVSRTVAGQASAQTGLDAGLLKQMLPILAMMVAGYMAKQGGQSSGGGGLGDLIGNVLGGAVGGGAAPSAGGLGGSLGGLGKMLDMDGDGNPLDDIMGMVNKMRG from the coding sequence ATGAACCTCACCGACATATTGCAGCAGGCCGGCGGCATCGAATCGATGGCCAGCGAACTCGGCGTGCCGCCCGCTATGGCGCGGCAAGGTGCCGAGGCTTTGCTCCCCGCGATCCTCGGCGGCTTCAAGAAACAGGTGCAATCGGGCGGCATCGAAGGGCTCGGCGGCCTGCTCGGGCAGCTGGGCGGCGGCGGGCTGTTCGACTCGGTGCTCGGGTCGCAGCCGACCCCGGTCGATCAGGGCAATGACGTGCTCGGGCAGATTTTCGGGTCGAAGGACGTCAGCCGCACCGTCGCCGGGCAGGCGTCGGCGCAGACCGGGCTCGATGCAGGACTGCTCAAGCAGATGCTGCCGATCCTCGCGATGATGGTCGCGGGCTATATGGCCAAGCAGGGTGGGCAATCGAGTGGCGGCGGCGGTCTCGGCGACCTGATCGGCAATGTGCTCGGCGGCGCGGTCGGTGGCGGTGCGGCGCCGTCGGCAGGCGGCCTTGGCGGGAGTCTCGGCGGTCTGGGCAAGATGCTCGACATGGATGGCGACGGCAATCCGCTCGACGACATCATGGGCATGGTGAACAAGATGCGGGGGTAG
- the rplU gene encoding 50S ribosomal protein L21: MFAIVRTGGKQYRVAAGDKIAVEKIDGEAGDTVSLGDILLAGDGGEVKDAKGLTVSAEIIAQTRGEKVIVFKKRRRHNYRRRNGHRQSLTLLRILAVGEAKKAAPKKEAAPKEEAAPAAETKAAAPAKEAAPKKAAAPKKEAADKAPAEKKPAAKKAAPKKEA; encoded by the coding sequence ATGTTCGCAATCGTGCGCACGGGCGGCAAGCAGTATCGCGTCGCCGCTGGAGACAAGATCGCCGTTGAAAAGATCGACGGCGAAGCTGGCGACACCGTGTCGCTGGGCGACATCCTGCTGGCCGGCGACGGCGGCGAAGTGAAGGACGCCAAGGGTCTGACGGTTTCGGCCGAGATCATCGCCCAGACGCGCGGCGAAAAGGTCATCGTCTTCAAGAAGCGCCGCCGGCACAATTACCGCCGCCGCAACGGTCATCGCCAGTCGCTGACGCTGCTGCGCATCCTTGCCGTCGGCGAAGCCAAGAAGGCCGCACCGAAGAAGGAAGCCGCGCCGAAGGAAGAGGCAGCTCCGGCCGCCGAAACCAAGGCTGCTGCACCCGCTAAGGAAGCCGCGCCCAAGAAGGCCGCTGCCCCCAAGAAGGAAGCCGCTGACAAGGCGCCCGCCGAAAAGAAGCCCGCCGCCAAGAAAGCGGCCCCCAAGAAGGAAGCCTGA
- the rpmA gene encoding 50S ribosomal protein L27 has product MAHKKAGGSSRNGRDSAGRRLGVKKFGGQEVIGGNIIVRQRGTKVYPGVNVGIGKDHTLFATADGRVRFHDGKLGRKYVSVDMMAEAAE; this is encoded by the coding sequence ATGGCACATAAGAAAGCAGGCGGCTCTTCGCGCAACGGTCGCGACTCAGCCGGCCGTCGCCTTGGCGTGAAGAAGTTCGGCGGTCAGGAAGTGATCGGCGGCAACATTATCGTGCGCCAGCGCGGCACCAAGGTGTACCCGGGCGTCAACGTCGGCATCGGCAAGGACCACACGCTGTTCGCCACCGCCGACGGCCGCGTTCGATTCCACGACGGCAAGCTTGGCCGCAAATATGTATCGGTCGACATGATGGCCGAAGCCGCCGAATAA
- a CDS encoding GNAT family N-acetyltransferase has protein sequence MFARTERLLLRPGWLEDAPALAKAIGEEAVVRNLATAPWPYDETQAREFLGQPIDPDQPRFLIFARTGGAPRLVGGCGISPSPEDGLEMGYWIARPYWGLGFATEAGRQLVRIARAMNLPKLSAGHFVDNPASGAVLRKLGFQPTGKVAQRYSLARGGNAACALFEEGDGDGSDAVTPMRGRVTIEEDFREDIRLMAA, from the coding sequence ATGTTCGCGCGTACCGAAAGACTGTTGCTGCGGCCCGGCTGGCTGGAAGACGCCCCCGCGCTCGCAAAGGCGATCGGCGAGGAAGCGGTGGTCCGCAATCTCGCGACCGCACCCTGGCCTTATGACGAAACGCAGGCCCGGGAATTCCTCGGCCAGCCGATCGATCCCGACCAGCCGCGTTTCCTGATCTTCGCCCGCACCGGCGGCGCCCCGCGCCTTGTCGGCGGCTGCGGCATTTCGCCGAGTCCCGAGGACGGCCTCGAAATGGGTTACTGGATCGCGCGTCCCTATTGGGGGCTCGGCTTCGCCACCGAGGCCGGGCGCCAGTTGGTCCGCATCGCGCGGGCGATGAACCTGCCGAAGCTGTCGGCGGGGCATTTCGTCGACAATCCCGCCTCGGGCGCCGTGCTGCGCAAGCTCGGCTTCCAGCCGACCGGCAAGGTCGCCCAGCGCTACAGCCTGGCGCGCGGCGGCAATGCAGCATGCGCGCTGTTCGAGGAAGGCGATGGTGACGGCAGCGATGCCGTCACCCCCATGCGCGGCCGCGTCACCATCGAAGAAGATTTCCGCGAGGATATCCGGTTGATGGCGGCCTGA